A DNA window from Solanum lycopersicum chromosome 3, SLM_r2.1 contains the following coding sequences:
- the LOC101253271 gene encoding large ribosomal subunit protein eL42, with amino-acid sequence MVNVPKTKKTYCKSKECKKHTLHKVTQYKKGKDSLAAQGKRRYDRKQSGYGGQTKPVFHKKAKTTKKIVLRLQCQGCKHVSQHPIKRCKHFEIGGDKKGKGTSLF; translated from the exons ATG GTGAACGTTCCCAAGACAAAGAAGACCTACTGCAAGTCCAAGGAGTGCAAAAAGCACACCTTGCATAAGGTGACACAGTACAAGAAGGGGAAAGATAGCTTGGCTGCTCAGGGGAAGCGTCGTTATGACAGGAAACAATCAGGTTATGGTGGTCAGACCAAGCCTGTCTTCCACAAAAAG GCTAAAACCACAAAGAAGATTGTGTTGAGGCTGCAGTGCCAAGGCTGCAAACATGTTTCACAGCACCCAATCAAG AGGTGCAAGCATTTTGAAATAGGTGGGGACAAGAAAGGAAAGGGAACCTCACTTTTCTAG